Proteins found in one Aethina tumida isolate Nest 87 chromosome 1, icAetTumi1.1, whole genome shotgun sequence genomic segment:
- the LOC109596382 gene encoding centromere-associated protein E isoform X2 has translation MSSDNIQVAIRARPSIEREVKKKLGDNWTIQKNIIFQVDDNGVRCNEPYSFDCIFNVDKTNKDIYNTSVKPLISSAMEGFNSTIFAYGQTSSGKTHTMLGSETSPGIMQIAVEEIFSIIMNNSDRKYLIRISYLEIYNEKVNDLLCAEHTDMKVREDRDGNHFVESKEEVASNPSQVFALMRQGNKNRKVGCTDMNERSSRSHTIFKIMIEAKTSALQSHAATVSTLNFVDLAGSERISQTKAAGVRMKEGVHINKSLSTLGMVIRQLSDQEKFISFRDSKLTRLLQHALGGNAKTLVIATITLTSVEETNSTLAFAQRAKAIKNQPIVNEVNTTDQVQAELYALLKSEYAEKIRQLEFNNKCQIEELQQKLNAIACFEGTRTENRRRTFSAFDFPKETSALPIITPVMKLNRFVKRQPLPIINENKPLNVTEQDSDLETTVSSRLSVSEESLCQKNTLDPKVEQIEEELGSKEEQIQELKEQNSKYKEEMEILQAEFDAMKQKYEATQEEYSNFKIQHSPNLKQRYEDLENSYVSLKEFTRLEKHCRVSISGPEEVLQAQVTELKAANEELQQKLAASDEEVTNLKKSNNKLERLNKTLDTEKNKLAEINNQLETDFQFQRDHDQKVFKDREQMLLKRIEDMESKGVQPKRDIGTGNITELHQQIVAQKQEIKRLQDVVAMKEQEIIEKNILIYEYDEKMLEAVEQKSIAEPGMPATGGNFMETPDKTNNELNKLTLSIFNLEQDLDKYKKQLLDKEMEINGLIATIKNKDSEIALIKSEKKTIEKEQLDKLEEIKQMNGQLEELLKEKEIMRNQHLDEIQKITQAKNALILKYDTLLSKYKQTIDGWEMIKQSQSEELITLNANIMNKEKWYQEQEQAIGQLKTEIADKIKELEENGSQIETIKKERDEHLKTIEELRAEIVNVTKVLEARETQMKTISQDSYEKVQNIDKSNDDIIRVTQILEEKESQMEKMRQEKDQHIDKLQAEIINITEVLKEKESQIEIIRHESDDKENNISKLKEEIISITKKLEEKESQMVITRKENDEKDQNIDGLKAEINNVSKMLKEKESQIEIIRQESEGKENNISKLKEEIIITTKELEEKESQMLIMKKENDEKDQNIDRLKAEINSFSDVLKEKESELDIIRQENKDNENNISKLKEQITFITKELDETMLEIKVIREENSQNVKSLKEKENELLALKTRMKNLSKYENKITSLTDEHKQQVHALEISYKEQINLLSNKIEDKDLELKEERVKYENLLMITEEQKQDILRTRTEISKIQTYVEELTEMHANSNEERAMERTELKDQLQLFAQENESLAKSLEESSNSIMKAQDQHCKQINELHMMIQKSEETILELENNLIRLREENLSLTHTIKLNDNKISELNGEIDKLMHQTNGVYAQNPCVGSLNKHVLDKDVEIQKLRSQVEALSKENKTKLDDMERRELEWIHDVDEKDREISELKTEIVNLTRQISTEELTLLWEGMRMKDQKLQELENINKQLEQVAAENEKSLQASVMKESLLQQQMEDLKADYEQRMEQLEKEAQMELNVKMNDLNNLEKVAATKGKELEQLKEQNYRKEIDDLNKHMNRINKVKESFSNLFTELLACVKKSDLEIENLISESSIPVDVSDAKIQVPSPNQKSPRDEVKAMQAIIIATQNVLGKQNRLAKTLAGQNKQLCATIEMIYEKLEETNDEVTDLHNALETKQLANRMLNEENETYKSDMMLTLNRMEETILQNTALNKHIEHINSCIANFKSNEITYTQKISDMLAKLDAKEATIISLSQQNNDLENHLKKARNEKKKQREELDTQRETIAKLQSNIQSLQTCKPVSSDKARADKYFKESVDLSKKLILANQCVSKLNCEAENHQIEVSKMAKQIRDLDQKAKSYKQKYSELLIEINDRDNKLDELLKKYQEAVEMITVMKEKKMNTSQLKEEPRPRSPQELRKLKRQSLQDKCRNVDSCEICKIHEETIERSNKDIEKLTKECASKDEQIGKLLKQVDHLETLMNEENDEIIKLQNQLSLFEGPTVDKIKELSKELQETKDELVTTRKKYRDSLLNIRDKDFNISLYEKEVQQLKKKLKEDSRSKQLLQDKYRNVDSCKICKIHEGTIERTNKDIEKLAKECTSKDEQIEKLRKQIDHLETLMNEENDEIVKLQNQLSVFEGPTADKIKELSKELQETKNELVITKKKYQDSLIDTKDKDTNISMYEKEIQELQQKLKEFNLLKMDTDVLNIAINLHENIQLLKNDKVPEWLLARIYTVEKSCADIKDYLSKNLIQNSTVFHKLHTKYRQLESLARLRRSENIELKKRLGIPPDDPVV, from the exons ATGAGCTCCGACAACATTCAAGTGGCCATCAGGGCCCGACCCTCGATCGAAAGGGAGGTCAAGAAAAAGTTGGGGGACAATTGgacaatacaaaaaaatattatttttcaagtcGATGATAACGGCGTTAGATGCAATGAGCCGTATTCGTTTG attgtattttcaatgttGACAAAACCAATAAGGATATATACAACACTTCGGTGAAGCCTCTGATTTCCTCAGCCATGGAGGGCTTCAACTCCACTATATTTGCTTATGGACAGACATCATCTGGAAAGACCCACACCATGTTGGGCTCTGAGACTTCCCCTGGGATCATGCAAATAGCCgtagaagaaatattttccataataatgaataattctgACAGAAAGTACCTTATTAG GATTtcttatctcgaaatttataaCGAAAAAGTGAATGACTTGCTGTGTGCTGAGCATACTGACATGAAAGTAAGGGAGGACAGAGATGGAAATCATTTTGTTGAGTCGAAGGAAGAGGTTGCATCCAATCCCAGTCAAGTGTTCGCACTCATGAGACAAGGAAATAAGAATAGGAAAGTTGGATGCACTGACATGAATGAGAGGAGCAGCAGGTCCCAcaccattttcaaaatt ATGATTGAGGCAAAAACGAGCGCCTTACAGTCCCATGCAGCAACTGTTTCCACCTTAAACTTTGTGGACTTGGCTGGATCTGAGAGAATTTCGCAGACGAAGGCAGCTGGAGTCCGCATGAAAGAAGGCGTCCACATTAACAAGTCGCTTTCGACTTTGGGAATGGTTATTCGTCAGCTAAGTGACCAGGAGAAGTTTATCAGTTTTCGCGACTCAAAATTGACGAGGCTGTTGCAACACGCACTGGGTGGCAACGCCAAAACACTGGTTATTGCAACGATAACTTTAACGTCCGTCGAGGAAACTAACTCAACGCTTGC GTTTGCACAACGAGCTAAGGCAATTAAGAATCAACCCATCGTTAACGAGGTGAACACCACCGACCAAGTGCAGGCGGAATTGTACGCCTTGTTGAAATCGGAATACGCAGAGAAAATAAGGCAGCTAGAATTCAACAATAAGTGCCAAATAGAAGAGCTTCAGCAGAAGCTGAATGCCATTGCCTGCTTCGAGGGAACCAGGACTGAGAATCGTAGACGTACATTCTCCGCCTTCGATTTCCCCAAAGAAACTAGCGCCTTACCCATTATCACCCCCGTTATGAAGTTAAATCGCTTCGTAAAAAGGCAGCCGCTTCCAATCATCAACGAGAACAAACCTTTGAACGTCACCGAACAGGACTCCGATCTCGAGACCACCGTGTCAAGCCGACTATCCGTGTCCGAAGAAAGCTTGTGCCAAAAGAACACGTTGGACCCCAAAGTGGAGCAAATTGAGGAGGAGCTTGGATCGAAGGAAGAACAGATCCAAGAGTTGAAGGAACAAAACTCGAAATacaaagaagaaatggaaatACTCCAAGCCGAATTCGATGCCATGAAACAGAAGTACGAGGCGACCCAAGAGGAATACTCCAACTTCAAAATTCAACATTCccctaatttaaaacaaagataCGAAGACCTGGAAAACTCCTACGTAAGTTTGAAAGAGTTTACCAGGCTAGAAAAACACTGCCGCGTTTCCATTTCCGGACCGGAGGAG GTGTTGCAAGCTCAAGTAACTGAACTTAAGGCCGCCAATGAGGAGCTCCAACAGAAGCTGGCTGCTAGTGATGAAGAGGTGACTAACTTGAAGAAATCCAACAATAAACTAGAACGTTTGAACAAGACCTTGGACACCGAGAAA AATAAGTTAGCTGAAATTAACAACCAGTTAGAAACAGACTTCCAGTTTCAAAGAGACCACGATCAGAAAGTGTTCAAGGATAGAGAACAGATGCTTCTTAAGCGTATCGAAGACATGGAGAGCAAAGGTGTACAACCTAAGAGAGATATTGGAACTGGAAATATCACCGAACTGCATCAGCAGATCGTTGCGCAGAAGCAGGAGATCAAACGGCTGCAGGACGTCGTTGCGATGAAAGAACAAGAGATCATTGAGAAAAACAtacttatttatgaatatgatGAGAAAATGCTTGAAGCTGTCGAGCAAAAGTCCATCGCGGAGCCAG GTATGCCTGCGACTGGCGGAAACTTCATGGAAACACCCGATAAGACTAATAacgaattgaataaattaaccctttccatttttaatttggagCAAGACcttgacaaatataaaaagcaGCTATTGGATAaagaaatggaaataaatgGGTTAATTGCTACCATTAAAAACAAGGATAGTGAAATTGCCCTTATTAAATCCGAGAAGAAAACGATTGAAAAAGAACAATTGGATAAACttgaagaaataaaacaaatgaatgGTCAACTTGAAGAACTACTAAAGGAGAAG gaaattatGAGAAACCAGCACCTTGATGAAATTCAGAAAATAACTCAGGCAAAGAATGCTTTGATCCTGAAATACGACACGctattaagtaaatacaagCAAACAATAGACGGTTGGGAGATGATTAAACAAAGCCAGAGTGAAGAATTGATAACTCTGAATGCCAATATCATGAATAAAGAGAAGTGGTATCAAGAACAAGAGCAAGCAATTGGTCAATTGAAAACTGAAATTGCTGACAAAATTAAGGAGTTGGAGGAAAATGGCTCGCAAATTGAAACGATAAAGAAGGAGCGTGATGAACACTTAAAAACTATTGAGGAATTAAGGGctgaaattgttaatgtaaCTAAGGTTTTGGAAGCAAGGGAAACGCAAATGAAAACTATAAGTCAGGACAGTTATGAAAAGGtgcaaaatattgataaatcaaACGATGACATTATCAGGGTGACTCAGATATTGGAAGAAAAGGAATCTCAAATGGAAAAGATGAGGCAGGAGAAAGATCAACATATTGATAAACTACAAgctgaaattattaacatcaCTGAGGTGTTGAAGGAGAAAGAATCgcaaatagaaattataagaCATGAAAGTGACGacaaggaaaataatattagtaaattaaaggAGGAAATCATTTCTATAACAAAAAAGTTGGAGGAGAAGGAATCACAAATGGTAATAACGAGGAAGGAAAATGATGAGAAGGACCAAAATATTGATGGATTAAAGgctgaaattaataatgtcaGTAAGATGTTGAAGGAGAAGGAGTCgcaaatagaaattataaggCAGGAAAGTGAAGgaaaggaaaataatattagtaaattaaaggAGGAAATCATTATTACAACAAAAGAGTTGGAGGAGAAGGAATCgcaaatgttaataatgaaGAAGGAAAATGACGAGAAGGACCAAAATATTGATAGATTAAAGGCtgaaattaatagtttcagTGATGTGTTGAAGGAGAAGGAGTCGGAATTAGATATTATAAGGCAGGAAAATAAagacaatgaaaataatattagtaaattaaaggAGCAAATCACCTTTATAACTAAAGAGTTGGACGAAACTATGTTGGAAATCAAAGTGATAAGGGAGGAAAATAGCCAAAATGTTAAGAGTCTCAAAGAAAAGGAAAACGAATTGCTTGCTTTGAAAACTAGAATGAAGAACTTAAGCAAatacgaaaacaaaattacgtCTCTCACTGATGAGCATAAACAACAAGTCCATGCTTTAGAAATATCTTACAAGGAACAAATAAACTTACTATCCAACAAAATTGAAGATAAAGATTTGGAATTAAAAGAAGAACGTGTAAAATATGAGAATTTGCTAATGATAACTGAAGAGCAGAAGCAGGATATTCTGAGGACACGTAcggaaatatcaaaaatacaaacataTGTGGAAGAATTAACCGAAATGCACGCAAATTCGAACGAAGAACGCGCAATGGAAAGAACGGAATTGAAAGATCAACTGCAACTGTTCGCACAGGAAAATGAAAGTCTGGCTAAGTCTTTGGAGGAAAGTAGCAACTCAATCATGAAGGCTCAGGATCAACATTGCAAACAGATCAACGAACTTCACATGATGATCCAAAAATCGGAGGAAACGATTTTGGAATTAGAAAACAACTTGATACGTCTGAGGGAAGAAAATCTTAGTTTGACACATACCATCAAACTGAACGACAACAAAATCAGTGAACTGAATGGCGAAATTGATAAGCTTATGCACCAGACAAATGGTGTATACGCACAAAATCCATGTGTTGGGAGTTTAAATAAGCATGTCTTGGACAAAGACGTAGAAATTCAAAAGTTGCGGAGTCAAGTGGAAGCATTGTcgaaagaaaacaaaacaaaattagacGATATGGAACGACGAGAGCTTGAATGGATTCATGATGTTGATGAGAAAGACCGGGAAATTTCAGAATTGAAAactgaaattgttaatttaactaGGCAAATTTCAACCGAAGAATTGACTCTGCTGTGGGAAGGAATGCGTATGAAGGACCAGAAACTACAAGAACTGGAGAATATTAATAAGCAGTTGGAGCAAGTGGCTGCCGAAAATGAGAAGTCCCTTCAAGCATCAGTAATGAAAGAATCTTTGCTACAGCAACAAATGGAAGACCTGAAGGCTGATTATGAACAAAGGATGGAACAACTGGAGAAGGAGGCGCAAATGGAGCTCAATGTAAAAATGAACGATCTCAACAACTTGGAAAAAGTTGCAGCTACAAAGGGCAAAGAATTGGAACAACTGAAGGAACAAAATTACCGCAAAGAGATTGACGACCTGAATAAGCACATGAACAGAATCAACAAGGTAAAAGAAAGCTTCAGCAATCTGTTCACGGAACTGTTGGCGTGTGTAAAGAAGAGCGACCTGGAAATCGAGAACCTAATAAGCGAGTCATCCATTCCCGTGGACGTCAGCGATGCCAAAATACAAGTCCCAAGCCCCAACCAGAAGTCACCGAGGGACGAAGTCAAAGCGATGCAGGCCATCATCATTGCGACCCAAAACGTGCTCGGCAAACAAAACCGATTGGCCAAAACACTGGCCggacaaaacaaacaattgtGCGCCACCATCGAGATGATCTACGAGAAGTTGGAGGAAACCAACGACGAAGTGACCGACTTGCACAACGCACTGGAAACCAAACAACTGGCCAATCGCATGTTGAACGAGGAAAACGAAACGTACAAGTCCGACATGATGCTCACCCTGAACAGGATGGAAGAAACCATTTTGCAGAATACCGCCCTGAACAAACACATTGAGCACATCAACAGTTGCATTGCAAACTTCAAAAGCAACGAGATTACGTACACCCAGAAGATTTCCGACATGTTGGCCAAGCTGGATGCCAAGGAGGCGACGATCATCTCTTTATCGCAACAAAACAACGACCTGGAGAACCACCTTAAGAAGGCGAGGAACGAGAAAAAGAAGCAAAGAGAAGAACTCGACACTCAGCGTGAAACGATTGCCAAATTACAGAGCAATATACAAAGCTTGCAGACATGCAAGCCGGTCAGTTCGGACAAGGCCCGTGCCGACAAATACTTCAAGGAAAGTGTCGATTTGAGCAAGAAGCTGATATTGGCCAATCAGTGCGTCAGCAAACTGAATTGTGAGGCCGAAAACCACCAGATCGAGGTGAGCAAAATGGCCAAGCAAATACGAGACTTGGATCAAAAGGCCAAATCCTACAAACAGAAGTACAGTGAGCTTTTAATCGAGATAAATGACAGGGATAACAAGTTGGATGAACTCTTAAAGAAATATCAAGAAGCCGTTGAAATGATAACAGTGATGAAGGAGAAGAAGATGAACACCAGCCAGTTGAAGGAAGAGCCCAGACCTAGGTCACCTCAGGAGCTCAGAAAGTTGAAAAGGCAATCGTTGCAGGATAAATGCAGGAATGTGGACT ctTGTGAGATTTGTAAGATACATGAAGAGACAATTGAGAGGAGCAACaaag acaTTGAAAAATTGACCAAAGAATGCGCCTCTAAAGATGAACAGATTGGGAAATTACTCAAGCAGGTGGATCATTTAGAAACTCTAATGAATGAGGAGAATGAcgagattataaaattacaaaatcagTTGTCATTGTTCGAGGGACCGActgtggataaaataaaagaattatcgAAGGAACTCCAAGAAACCAAAGATGAGTTAGTCACAACtagaaagaaatatcgag acTCGCTGCTCAATATAAGGGACAAAGATTTCAACATCTCTCTATACGAGAAAGAAGTTCAGCAATTAAAGAAGAAGCTGAAGGAAGATTCCAGATCTAAGCAATTGTTGCAGGATAAATACAGAAATGTGGACT CTTGTAAGATTTGTAAGATACATGAAGGCACCATTGAAAGAACCAACaaag acaTTGAAAAATTGGCCAAAGAATGCACCTCTAAAGATGAACAGATTGAGAAATTACGCAAACAGATAGATCATTTAGAAACTCTAATGAATGAGGAGAATGACGAGattgtaaaattacaaaatcagTTGTCGGTGTTCGAGGGACCGACTGcggataaaataaaagaattatcgAAGGAGCTCCAAGAAACCAAAAATGAGTTAGTGATAACTAAAAAGAAATATCAAG acTCGCTGATTGATACAAAGGACAAGGATACCAACATATCTATGTACGAGAAAGAAATTCAGGAATTACAGCAGAAGCTGaaggaatttaatttgttaaagatG GATACGGATGTGTTAAATATAGcaattaatttacatgaaaatattcagttacttaaaaatg ACAAAGTCCCTGAATGGCTACTGGCCAGGATATATACAGTCGAAAAGTCATGTGCTGATATAAAAGATTACCTCAGCAAGAACTTG atacaaAATTCTACTGTTTTTCATAAACTGCATACAAAGTACAGACAGTTGGAAAGTTTGGCAAGATTGCGTCGAAGTGAGAACATTGAACTGAAGAAGAGATTGGGCATTCCACCAGACGATCCTgtcgtataa